The region CCCACGCGCATTTCGAAAACCGCTACATCCGCAAGGATGGCAGCCTGGCGCATATCATGTGGTCGGCGCGCTGGTCCGAAGCCGACCAGCTGCGCGTGGCGGTGGCGCGCGACATCACCGTACTGAAGCAGGCACGCCAGAAGCAGGCGGCGCTGTATGCGATCTCCGAAGCGGCCCATGCCTCCGAAGACCTGGCGACCCTGTTTCGCCACATCCACCAGATCCTCGGCGAACTGCTGCCGGCCGCCGGCTTGTACATGACCTTGCTGGACCAGCAGGACCAGCCGGAAGAGTTCGCCTCGCGTGCCGATGAGCGGCAGACCGCCCCACCGTGCGACCTGCCGCGCCTGCTGGCCGGCGAGGTGCTGGCCGGTGGCCAGCCGCTACGGCCCGGCCCCGGGACCGCCGGCGAGCACGGGCACTGGCTGGCCGTGCCGCTGACCACGGCGCGGCGCACCATCGGCGCGCTGCTGCTGCATGGCGGCAGCGATGCCGGCAGCTACACGGAACAGGACCAGGAACTGCTGCAGTTCGTTGCCAAGCAGATCGCCACCGTCATCGAACGCAAGCAGCTGCACGCCCACATGCAGTTCATGGCCATGCACGACGAACTGACCGGCCTGCCGAACCGCCGCCTGTTCCATGACCGTTTGCAAACGGCTTTTGCGCGTGCCCAGCGCAAGCAGGAACGGCTGTCGCTGCTGTTCCTGGACCTCGACGGATTCAAGCGGGTCAATGACGAGCACGGCCATGCCTGCGGCGACCTGCTGCTGCAGGCGGTGGCCAGGCGGCTCAAACAATGCCTGCGCGAGAGCGACACCCTGGCGCGCCTGGGCGGCGACGAATTCGTGGTGCTACTGGAAAACAATGCGCAGGGCGCCGACGTCTTGCTGGTCGAGCAGAAAATCCACGCGGCGCTGGCGCTCGACTTCGCGCTCGATAACGGCCGCTGCCTGCGCACCGCCGCCAGCATCGGCAGCGCGCATTATCCCGAGCATGGCGACAGCACCCAGCTGCTGCTGCGCCACGCCGACCAGGCCATGTATGTGGCCAAGGCTCAGGTGTTCAAGCAATAAAAAAGCCGCCGGGATCTCTCCCGGCGGCTTCGCGATGCGGCGCCTGCCTGCGCGCCGCACCTTCCTGTTACGCGATCAGATGCTGCCCAGCACCGTGTTCAAGGTGGCGCTCGGACGCATGACGGCATCGGTTTTTGCCGGATCAGGCATATAGTAGCCGCCGATATCGGTGGCCACGCCTTGCGCCGCCAGCAGTTCTTCGACGATCTTCGTCTCATTTTCGCTCAGGGCGGTGGCCAATGGCGTGAAATGGGCTTTCAGTTCGGCGTCGTCGTTCTGCGCAGCCAGTGCCTGCGCCCAGTACAGCGACAGGTAGAAATGGCTGCCGCGGTTGTCCAGCTCGCCGGTACGTGGCGATGGCGACTTGTTGTTGTCCAGCAGCTTGCCGGTCGCTTCGTCCAGCGTCTTGGCCAGGATTTTCGCCTTGTCGTTGCCGGTCTTGATGCCCATGTCTTCCAGCGACACGGCCAGCGCCAGGAACTCGCCCAGCGAATCCCAGCGCAGGTGATTTTCTTCCACCAGCTGCTTGACGTGCTTCGGTGCCGAACCGCCGGCGCCCGTTTCGTACATGCCGCCACCGGCCATCAGCGGCACGATCGACAGCATCTTGGCCGAGGTGCCCAGTTCCAGGATCGGGAACAGGTCGGTCAGGTAGTCGCGCAGGATGTTGCCGGTGACCGAGATGGTGTCCAGGCCGCGGGCAACGCGTTCCAGCGTGTAGCGCATGGCGCGCGTCTGCGACATGATCTGGATGTCGAGGCCGCTGGTATCGTGGTCTTTCAGGTAGGTTTGCACCTTCTTGATGACTTCGTTTTCATGCGGACGGTAGGTGTCGAGCCAGAACACGGCAGGCATGCCCGAGTTGCGCGCGCGGGTGACGGCCAGCTTGACCCAGTCGCGGATCGGTGCGTCCTTGACCTGGCACATGCGCCAGATATCGCCCTCTTCCACGTTCTGCGACAGCAGCACTTCGCCGGTGGCGATGTCGGTGATGTTGGCCACGCCGGCTTCCGTCACTTCGAAGGTCTTGTCGTGCGAGCCGTATTCTTCGGCTTGCTGCGCCATCAGGCCCACGTTCGGCACGGTGCCCATGGTCTTCGGATCGAAGTTGCCATGCCATTTGCAGAAGCCGATCATTTCCTGGTAGATGCGCGCGAAAGTCGATTCCGGCATCACGGCCTTGACGTCTTTCGGACGGCCATCGGCGCCCCACATCTTGCCGCCAATACGGATCATGGCCGGCATCGACGCGTCGACGATGATGTCGTTCGGCGAATGGAAGTTGGTAATGCCCTTGGCCGAGTCGACCATCGCCAGTTCCGGACGGTTCGCGTGGCAGGCGTGCAGGTCCTTGAGGATCTCTTCTTTCTTGGACGTCGGCAGGGTTTCGATCTTGTCGTACAGATTGACCATGCCGTTGTTGACGTTCACGCCCAGCTCGTCGAACAGCGCGGCGTGCTTCGCGAACGCATCCTTGTAGAAAATGCGCACGCAGTGGCCGAACACGATCGGGTGCGAGACCTTCATCATGGTCGCTTTCACGTGCAGCGAGAACATTACGCCGGTCTTGAACGCGTCGTCGATTTCCTTCTCGTAGAACTCCAGCAGCGCTTTCTTGCTCATGAACATGCTGTCGATGATTTCGCCGGCCAGCAGCGAGACCTTCGGTTTCAGCACGATGGTCTTGCCGGAATTGGTGACCAGTTCCATCTTGACGTCGCGCGCGGCGGTGATCGTCATCGATTTTTCGCCATGGTAGAAGTCGCCATGGTGCATGTGCGACACGTGGGTACGCGATGCCTGGCTCCACTCGCCCATCGAATGCGGGTGCTTGCGGGCGAATTCTTTCACCGCTTTCGGTGCGCGGCGGTCGGAGTTACCTTCGCGCAGCACCGGATTGACCGAGCTGCCGACGCACTTGCCGTAGCGGGCCTTGAGCGCTTTTTCTTCGTCGGTTTTTGCGTCTTCCGGATAGTCCGGCAGCTTGTAGCCGCGGCCTTGCAGTTCACGGATGCACGAGACCAGCTGGCCTACCGACGCGCTGATGTTCGGCAGCTTGATGATATTGGTGTCGGGGTTTTGCGTCAGGGCGCCCAGCTCGGCCAGGGTGTTCGGGACTTTCTGGTCGTCGGAGAGGTACTCGGGGAACTCAGCCAGCACGCGGGAAGCGACCGAAATATCACTGGCGACAACGTCGACGCCAGCCGGCGCAGTGAACTTCTTGATGATCGGCAGCAGGGAATACGTCGCCAGCATGGGCGCTTCATCGGTCAGCGTGTAGATGATCTTGGATTTTTGTGTTGCCATGTTCAGTCCCTTGTATGCGGTGATGCTTGGTGGTTAACTTTCTTCGTTCCAAACACAGGGTGGTTGACCTTGCTTTGGACGGCTAGTGTACCGGCGGTGACGCCGTGCTTGGCCCACCACGTATTTTAGACTGTCCGGCCGCCGTTTGTGTACCCGATGGCGAGGAATCTTATATAAGACAGCAAATTAGAAGCCCGAGCCAGTGCGCAAGCGCCAATTTCATGCAATAAAACGAAATTTCACCTGCTGAAATGCCATAACGACAATATCAACATGAAAACATGTTCAGTTCAAGGCGGCCTCGATGCGCGTGGCGGCCGCAAACAGCTGCGCTTCGGCACCCGGTGCGCACAGCACGGAGATGCTCGGCGGCAAGCCGGTGGCAGGGTCCGCAAATTTCCAGGCCGGAATCGCCATCGCCGGCAAATCCAGGTAATTGCCCAGGGTATGGGCGGTAAACCAGCCATTGACACCGGGTTTCAACGATAGCCGGTTCATCTGCCCATGCGCAGGCGCCAGCAGGCCCAGGGTCGGCAAGACCATCACGCCATCGGTACCCAGCAATGCCTGGCAGCGCGACCGGGCCTCGGCAAACCGCGCCGCGATCGTGTTGACGTTGGCCGCGCTACGCGGCTTCATCAGCGGCGCAATCAGCATCCAGCGCAGCAAGCCTTCGTCGATGGTCGGCTTTTTCATCAATTGGCGCAGCAGCTCGGCCCACGGCGAAAAGCGCCCTGCCTCGGGTGTCGACAGCAAGCGCAGCCAGCCGTCGTAAAAATCATCGAGGATCAGCTTGGGAATCTGGTTGTATAAATAGGGAACGTCGGAAAAATCCTGCGCCTCCGGCCGGTAGCCCTCTTCCAGCAAGGCCGTCCTGGCGGCGGCCAGCGCCCCGGCCATGCAGGGTTCGCGCATCGCCAGCGGAAAGCCGCCCGGCGTGACCAGCCTGCCGGCAGCGGGCGGAACGGCAGACACCGGCTGCGCGGCGATCACGTCGTAGACCAGCCGCGCATCGCGCACGCTGCGCGTCAACGGTCCCAGGCCCAGCCAGGACCGGGTATTGCCGGTCACCACCGGCCAGGTGCCGCGCTGGTCGACGGCGCCGGAATGGGGCTTGAAGCCGACCACGCCACAGAAGGCGGCCGGGATGCGGATCGAGCCGAGGATGTCGGAGCCGACGCCGAACACGGAAGCACCCGCACCGACCAGCGCCCCTTCGCCACCGCTCGAACCACCGGCCACCCGATCCACGTCGAGTGGATTGCGGGTGCGCCCGTAGCGCGGATTGACGCTCTCGGCCGTCATGGCAAACTCCGGCACATTGCTGCGCGCTACCACGATGGCGCCCGCTTCTTTCAAACGGCGCACGATCTGCGCGTCTTGCGTGGATACTTGCGGCGTCATGCGCATGGAACCGGCCGTCAGCGGCTCGCCGGCGATGGCAAAGGTTTCCTTGACGCTGCACGGCAAGCCGAACAGCGGCAGCGACCTGTCGCCGGCGCTATCCAGCAGGCGCGCCTGCGCCAGCGCTTCGTCACGGAAAACATGCGTCGCGCCATTGACCTGCGGCTGCACCTGGTCCAGCCGCGCCAGCTGCGCCCGCGCCAGTTGCTCCACGCTCAATGTGCCCTGGCGCAGCGCCGCCAGCAAGGCCACGGCGTCCGGACCGTTCAAGTCTCTCTGGAAGTTGTCCATCGCGCGCCCTGATCAGCCTTCGGTGATGGCCATGGCCTTCTGCCAGGCCGGGCGCGCCTCGATGGCGCGCACAAACGCCTGCAACCTGGGCCAGCGTGTTGCTTCCGGCTGCTTGGTGGCAATGCCGACCGGGAAACTGAGCATGATGTCGGCGCCGGTCAAGCTGTCGCCGATAAAGTAGCCGGACGGCTGCACGATGCTTTCCAGATAATCAAAATGGCTGACCACCTCGCCATCGATGCGCCCGTGCAGCGGCGCGCCACCATCGCCGAGGCGTGACACATAAATACGCAGCAGCAGCGGAATCATGGCCGAGCCCTCGGCAAAGTGCATCAGTTGCAGATGGCGCAGCGCCTGCGGCGATCCGGCCGCAGGCAGGAACTGCCCATGCTGTTCGCACAGATATTGCACGATGGCGCCCGACTCTTCGATCAGCACGCCGTCCACTTCCAGCAGCGGCGACTTGCCCAGCGGGTGGATGGCTTTCAGTTCCGGCGGCGCGAAATGGGTGACGGCGTCGCGCCGGTAGCGCACGAGTTCATAGTCCAGCCCCAGTTCCTCGAGCAGCCAGACAATGCGCTGCGAGCGGCTTTGATTCAGATGATGTACGCGGATGGCCATGGTGTTCCCTGATAAGCAAAACCGTATAGTAATGCACAGTCCGCCCTATTCGGCGAACGTGTCGGCCAGCAGATTGCGCAGCCACTGGTTGCCCGCATCCTGGGTATAGCGCCGGTGCCAGAAGATATTCGTTTGCAGCGAAGGCAAGTGCAGCGGCGGGCGCAGGTAAGCCAGGTTGAACGGCGCGGCCGCGCGCTGCGCCAGCTTTTCGGGCACCGTCACCACCAGGTCCGTGCTGCTGACGATATACGGCACGGCCGTGAAATGCGGCACCTGGAAACTGGTGGCGGCGCGCACGCCGGCCTTGTCCAGCAGCGCGTTGACTTTATCGTAGGGGCTGTCCGACGAGGCCACCACCAGGTGTTCCAGCGCCAGGAAGCGTTTCAGGGTCGGCTTGCCGCGCCCCAGCGCATGGCCCTTGCGAAACATCGTCACATAGGCCTGCTCGAACAGGCGCCGCTGGTACAGCGCGCCCGAGACGTCGCCAAACGCACCGATCGCCAGGTCAACCCGGCCCGCTTCCATTTCCGTCTTGATATCGATGGCGCCCGCGCGCACGGTGCTGACCTGCACCTGCGGCGCCAGTTGGCGCAACGTTTTGACCAGCACCGGCATGAAATACACTTCGCCGACGTCGCTCATGGCCAGGCGAAAATGGCGCGCGCTGCTGGCGGCGTCAAATGCCTGCGGCGGCTTGAAGGCCTCGGCCAGCGTAGCCAGCGCGCCGGCCACCGGCTCGGCCAGCAGCTGCGCATAGGGCGTGGGCTGCATGCCCTGCGCCGTGCGCACGAACAATTCGTCGTCGAAGGTGCGCCGCAGCCGCCCCAGCGCATTGCTAACGGCCGACTGGCTCAGGCGCAGCCGCCTGGCCGCGTTGGATATCTGGCGTTCGCGGTACACCTCGTGGAACACCACCAGCAGGTTCAGGTCGATATTGCGCACATCGATCATGGCGAGGCTTTCAAGCGGGGACTATTCATATTGTAAATACTCTGTATTCACCTATTTATCTCGTCAAATATTATCCCACGTTCTAGAGTAGGGCCTGCCATCACAATGGAGACAAAAACAATGAATGCGCCCTACCAATCCGGCTTTGCCAATGAATTCGCCACCGAGGCCCTGCCCGGCGCCCTGCCCGCCCACCGCAACTCGCCGCAGCGTGCCGCCTACGGCCTGTATGCCGAGCAGGTGTCCGGCACGGCGTTCACCGCGCCGCGCAGCCATAACCGCCGCTCGTGGCTGTACCGCATCCGCCCGGCCGCCATGCACCGGCCGTTCCAGCGCCTGGACAACGGCCGCATCGCCGCCGATTTCGACTACGTCGAGGCGCCGCCGAACCAGCTGCGCTGGGATCCGCTGCCGATGCCTGTGGAACCCACCGACTTTATCGACGGCTGGGTGACGATGGCCGGCAACGGCTCGGCGGCGGCGCAATCGGGCTGCGCCATCCACCTGTACGCGGCCAACCGCGACATGCAGGGCCGCTACTTCTATTCGGCCGATGGCGAGCTGCTGATCGTGCCGCAGCAGGGCCGCTTGCAGCTGCGCACCGAACTGGGCGTGATCGAACTCGAACCGCAGGAAATCGCCGTGATCCCGCGCGGCATCCGCTTCCAGGCCCTGCTGCCGGACGGTGAGGCGCACGGCTATATCTGCGAAAACTTCGGCGCCCTGCTGCGCCTGCCCGACCTGGGCCCGATCGGCTCGAACGGCCTGGCCAATCCGCGCGACTTCCTGACGCCGTGCGCGGCCTACGAAGACGTCGAAGGCGACTTCGAACTGGTGGCCAAGTTCTGCGGCAATCTGTGGACGGCCAAAATCGGCCACTCGCCGCTGGACGTGGTCGCCTGGCACGGCAATTACGCGCCCTACAAATACGATTTGCGCCACTTCAACACCATCGGTTCGATCAGCCACGACCACCCCGACCCGTCGATCTTCCTGGTGCTGCAGGCGCCCAGCGACACGCCCGGCGTCGATACGCTGGACTTCGTCATCTTCCCGCCACGCTGGCTGGTGGCCGAAGACACTTTCCGCCCACCCTGGTTCCACCGCAACGTGGCCAGTGAATTCATGGGCCTGATCCACGGCCAGTACGACGCGAAGTCCGCCGGTTTCCGCCCGGGCGGCGCCAGCCTGCACAACTGCATGAGCGGCCACGGCCCCGACTCGGGCACCTTCGACAAGGCCAGCAGCATCGACACCAGTGTGCCGCAAAAGGTCGACAACACCATGGCCTTCATGTTCGAAACGCGCAGCGTGCTGTGCCCGACCGCCCACGCGCTGGCCTCGCCGCAATTGCAAGCCGATTATTTCGAGTGCTGGATGGGCATCGGCAAGCATTTCGATCCGGCCCAGCCTTGATCCCTGACGCCCGTTCCGTGTCCGCCATTGTCGTTCGGGGTCCAGGCCATCCCATCCTATAATGCGGATCGAACAGTCAGGAGAGTTGAAATGAAGACAGGCTTGGCCATCATGTTGTTGACCGGCGCATCCGCCATGCCCGGCCTCGGCCTTGCCGCCGACAAGCCGGGCATCGGTTTCTCGCACAAGGACTGGGAACTGGCCTGCGACAATACCGGCACCTGCCGCGCCGCCGGCTACCAGGTCGAAGGGGCCGAGCCGGCCGTGTCCCTGCTGCTGATGCGCGACGCGGGCGCGAAACAGGCGGTCAGTGCAAAAATCCAGCTGGGCTCCTACGCCGAGAGTGATGTGGCGCTGGCCGCCAATGTCAGTCATCTGGTGATCAAGTCAGGTGGACGCAAACTCGGGACAATCGACCTGGTCCCTGGCGCGCAGTCCAGCCCCCTGAACGGCGCAACGCTGGCCGTCATCCTGCCGGCGCTGCTGCAGTCGTCGAGCGTGATATTTTCAAGTGGCAAGCAGGACTGGACCTTGTCCACCGCCGGCGCCAGCGCCGTGCTGTTGAAAATGGACGAAGCCCAGGGCCGCATCGGTACCGCCGGCGCCTTGGTGCGCAAAGGCGGCAACGCAGAAACCGGCGTACTGCAACCCAGTATCGCGCCGGTCGTTATCGCCGCTGCCGTGCCGCAGCACAACGACAAGGATCTGTTATTACCGGGCGTCCAGCGTGCCGCCTTGTTGCAAGAACTGCGGAAAACGGCCTCCCGGGAAGACTGTGAAGGGCTGTACCCGTCCGAAGACGGAGAGAAAGCGAACGAGCTTAGCGTGCACCGTTTGTCACGCACCAAGCTGGTCGTGTCGACGGTCTGCGAGACCTATGCCTACAATCAATCCGGCATGTTCTGGGTGGTCAATGCCACGCCACCGTTTGATCCGGTCAGCGCCGGCGGCGACGCCAGCGGCTATGACGAGGGCGAGATTTCCGCGTCGCATAAAGGTCGCGGCCTGGGCGACTGCTGGAGTTCGAGCATCCATACCTGGGATGGCAAGCAATTCGTCTGGACCAAAGAATCGACCACGGGCATGTGCCGGCTGGTGGCGCCAGGTGGCGCGTGGGAGTTGCCGACGTATGTGACGACCGTGCGCAGGAGCGGGAGCAGGAACCAGGCGCGCTGAAACAAGCGCAACACGGTCAAACTATCGTGTTGCCGTCGAGCCCGGGCGTGGCCGCAAACACGGCGCTGATAAAATCGATGAACACGGCGGCACGCCGTGGCAACAAGCGCTCGGCGGCGTACACCGCATTGAGCGGCGTGCGCCCAGCCGCATGCTCGCTCAGCAACGCGCGCAGCTCGCCGCTACGCAGCTGCTCCGCAATCGTCCACGACGGCAAATAGGCGATGCCGATGTCCTGCATCACGGCTTTGCGTATGCCTTCCAGGCTGTTCAGGCGCAAGCGGCCTTGCACCTGCACCTCGCCATTCTTGAAAGGCCAGCCGCCCGCGCCCGTCATCAGGGTATAGATCAGGCACTGGTGCCGCAGCAGATCTGCCGGTTGCTGCGGCACGCCATGTTTTTCCACATACTTCGCGCTCGCCACGCAAATCCGCTCGGAGGTGCCGACACGGCGCGCCCGCAGCGCACTGTCCTTGAGGACACCGCCGCGAATGGCGATATCGACGCCTTCCGCCACCAGATCGATGTAATCATCGCCGAGCCGAAGCTCGACCTCGACATCGGGATAGCGCGCGAGGAAATCCGGCAGCGCCCCGATAATTTTCTCCGTGGCCAAGGTCGGCGCACACGACACCCTCAGCAAGCCATGGGGCTTGTGCTGGCCGCGCGCATCGGCGTCGGCCTGCGCGATCAGATCGAGCGCCTGGCGTGCCTGCGTATAATAGCGTTGCCCTTCCGGCGTGGCGACCAGCTGGCGCGTCGAGCGATGCAGCAAGCGCGTATCGAGCGCTTTTTCCAGCGACGCGATATGCCGGCTGACATTGGGCTGGCCTATGCCCAATTCGCGCGCCACCGCCGAAAAGCTGCCCGTCTCGACAGCGCGCACCAGGCACTGCATCCACAGCAATTTATCCATTTCTACATCCCCCTGCGATCAATTCATGCTACTGAAGCATAGCTGATATGCGCGCCGCCTGTCTTATCACGGCGGCAGTCGCGAGGCACACTGCATCCGTCCCCATTCACCAGATCAAGGAAAAACAGCATGAAACTTGCAGAAAAAGTAGCCGTCATCACCGGCGGCAGCACCGGCATCGGCCTGGCCATTGCAAAACGTTTTGTGAGCGAAGGCGCACACGTCTACATCACCGGCCGCCGCCAGGCCGAGCTCGATGCGGCTGTGCAAGCCATCGGCGGCACGGCCGAAAGCGCCCGCGTCGACTCAAAGGACATCGCCCAACTGCAGGCACTGTTCGACCGCATCAGGGAAAAACACGGCAAGCTCGACGTCCTGGTCGCCAACGCCGGCGGCGGCTCCCTGCTGCCGCTGGGCCAGATTACCGAAGAGCACTTCGACGACACCTTTGCGCGCAACGTCAAAGGCACGCTGTTCACCGTGCAGACTGCCCTGCCACTGCTGGGCAAGGGCGCGTCGGTGATACTGACCGGCTCCACCGCAGCAAGCGGCGGCACCGAAGCATTCAGCGTCTATGCGGCATCCAAAGCGGCCGTGCGCGCATTTGCCCGCAACTGGATCCTCGACCTGAAAGGCCGCGATATCCGCGTCAACACCCTCAGCCCCGGCCCGATCAAGACTCCAGGCCTGGTGGAACTGGTCGGCCACGACGCCGGCCAGCAGCAAGTCTTCCTCGACCACCTGGCATCCCTGATCCCGATGGGCCGTGTCGGCGACCCGGACGAGATCGCGAAAGCGGCGGTGTTCCTGGCGTCGGACGATGCGAGTTTTGTGAATGGGATTGAGTTGTTTGTGGATGGGGGGTTGAGGCAGATTTGATGACACGGGGCGCGCAGCCGTGAAAGTATCAATTTGTTCCAGGACGAGTTAGGTAGAAGATGTTGCGGATCGGCGAGTAGATCAGCGCGAAGTAGCCTTGATTGATGCCTGACCACTCCTAAAGGTGGATACAGATGCCAGCGCAGCCGACAAACGTCTTGCCCGAGCCGAACCTGGCCACGTAGGCCTTGAACTTGTGCGGCAGCTGCAGGAAGCTCTATTGCTGGAGGTTTAAGTCAAACTGGATTGTCGTCATGGCGCTTGGCGTCTTTCACGCCGAAGGTGATGCCGACAGGCGTAGGCGCGTCGTCGTCCGGCTTCACTTCCTTGCTGGCTTTCAGCAGGTTCAGGCCGATCTCGGCAGCGCCATTGGCCATCTTGGTCAACACGGCGATATCGCCCAGTGCCAGGCGGCTTTTGTCGTCCAGCGGCTCGGCGTCATCGATCTCGCCCGCCTTGTGGTGAGCGATGTCGGGCAGTCGGTGCGAGGTGGCAGCGCCATATCGTGCGGCGCCGGCCAAGTGCATAGAGATTTCTTTCAACTCGTCGGCCAACGTGTGCGCACTTATATGCGCACCAATCGGTAGCGCGCTAGATGCTGACTCTGCCACAACCAATTGATTTGCAATGTCTTTATTTGTTTCGTCTGCGCACCAAAGCGTTTCCTGATCGCAGCTTCGGATACGCCGAACTCCTTGGCAAGCGCTCGTGCCGCCTCCCCCTTGAGAAGACGTTGCCCTATCGCTGCCCACTGCTTGTCTGTCAGCGACGATTTGCGCCCCATACTCCCTCGCGGCTTTACAAATGAGATATACTAAATGACAAGCCGCCATAAGGCGGCTAAACTTTTCGAAGATCACTCTTACTCCAAAACCGGCCCTTCGATTAAGCCGTATGTCATA is a window of Janthinobacterium sp. J1-1 DNA encoding:
- a CDS encoding diguanylate cyclase domain-containing protein, whose protein sequence is MEPLIRAPMASFADLLLDAICMVDKDGRFVFVSAACERIFGYTQREMIGMVMLDLVAPADRQRTMAAARAIMDGNAHAHFENRYIRKDGSLAHIMWSARWSEADQLRVAVARDITVLKQARQKQAALYAISEAAHASEDLATLFRHIHQILGELLPAAGLYMTLLDQQDQPEEFASRADERQTAPPCDLPRLLAGEVLAGGQPLRPGPGTAGEHGHWLAVPLTTARRTIGALLLHGGSDAGSYTEQDQELLQFVAKQIATVIERKQLHAHMQFMAMHDELTGLPNRRLFHDRLQTAFARAQRKQERLSLLFLDLDGFKRVNDEHGHACGDLLLQAVARRLKQCLRESDTLARLGGDEFVVLLENNAQGADVLLVEQKIHAALALDFALDNGRCLRTAASIGSAHYPEHGDSTQLLLRHADQAMYVAKAQVFKQ
- a CDS encoding NADP-dependent isocitrate dehydrogenase; translation: MATQKSKIIYTLTDEAPMLATYSLLPIIKKFTAPAGVDVVASDISVASRVLAEFPEYLSDDQKVPNTLAELGALTQNPDTNIIKLPNISASVGQLVSCIRELQGRGYKLPDYPEDAKTDEEKALKARYGKCVGSSVNPVLREGNSDRRAPKAVKEFARKHPHSMGEWSQASRTHVSHMHHGDFYHGEKSMTITAARDVKMELVTNSGKTIVLKPKVSLLAGEIIDSMFMSKKALLEFYEKEIDDAFKTGVMFSLHVKATMMKVSHPIVFGHCVRIFYKDAFAKHAALFDELGVNVNNGMVNLYDKIETLPTSKKEEILKDLHACHANRPELAMVDSAKGITNFHSPNDIIVDASMPAMIRIGGKMWGADGRPKDVKAVMPESTFARIYQEMIGFCKWHGNFDPKTMGTVPNVGLMAQQAEEYGSHDKTFEVTEAGVANITDIATGEVLLSQNVEEGDIWRMCQVKDAPIRDWVKLAVTRARNSGMPAVFWLDTYRPHENEVIKKVQTYLKDHDTSGLDIQIMSQTRAMRYTLERVARGLDTISVTGNILRDYLTDLFPILELGTSAKMLSIVPLMAGGGMYETGAGGSAPKHVKQLVEENHLRWDSLGEFLALAVSLEDMGIKTGNDKAKILAKTLDEATGKLLDNNKSPSPRTGELDNRGSHFYLSLYWAQALAAQNDDAELKAHFTPLATALSENETKIVEELLAAQGVATDIGGYYMPDPAKTDAVMRPSATLNTVLGSI
- a CDS encoding amidase, which gives rise to MNGPDAVALLAALRQGTLSVEQLARAQLARLDQVQPQVNGATHVFRDEALAQARLLDSAGDRSLPLFGLPCSVKETFAIAGEPLTAGSMRMTPQVSTQDAQIVRRLKEAGAIVVARSNVPEFAMTAESVNPRYGRTRNPLDVDRVAGGSSGGEGALVGAGASVFGVGSDILGSIRIPAAFCGVVGFKPHSGAVDQRGTWPVVTGNTRSWLGLGPLTRSVRDARLVYDVIAAQPVSAVPPAAGRLVTPGGFPLAMREPCMAGALAAARTALLEEGYRPEAQDFSDVPYLYNQIPKLILDDFYDGWLRLLSTPEAGRFSPWAELLRQLMKKPTIDEGLLRWMLIAPLMKPRSAANVNTIAARFAEARSRCQALLGTDGVMVLPTLGLLAPAHGQMNRLSLKPGVNGWFTAHTLGNYLDLPAMAIPAWKFADPATGLPPSISVLCAPGAEAQLFAAATRIEAALN
- a CDS encoding glutathione S-transferase, which gives rise to MAIRVHHLNQSRSQRIVWLLEELGLDYELVRYRRDAVTHFAPPELKAIHPLGKSPLLEVDGVLIEESGAIVQYLCEQHGQFLPAAGSPQALRHLQLMHFAEGSAMIPLLLRIYVSRLGDGGAPLHGRIDGEVVSHFDYLESIVQPSGYFIGDSLTGADIMLSFPVGIATKQPEATRWPRLQAFVRAIEARPAWQKAMAITEG
- a CDS encoding LysR family transcriptional regulator, which encodes MIDVRNIDLNLLVVFHEVYRERQISNAARRLRLSQSAVSNALGRLRRTFDDELFVRTAQGMQPTPYAQLLAEPVAGALATLAEAFKPPQAFDAASSARHFRLAMSDVGEVYFMPVLVKTLRQLAPQVQVSTVRAGAIDIKTEMEAGRVDLAIGAFGDVSGALYQRRLFEQAYVTMFRKGHALGRGKPTLKRFLALEHLVVASSDSPYDKVNALLDKAGVRAATSFQVPHFTAVPYIVSSTDLVVTVPEKLAQRAAAPFNLAYLRPPLHLPSLQTNIFWHRRYTQDAGNQWLRNLLADTFAE
- the hmgA gene encoding homogentisate 1,2-dioxygenase, coding for MNAPYQSGFANEFATEALPGALPAHRNSPQRAAYGLYAEQVSGTAFTAPRSHNRRSWLYRIRPAAMHRPFQRLDNGRIAADFDYVEAPPNQLRWDPLPMPVEPTDFIDGWVTMAGNGSAAAQSGCAIHLYAANRDMQGRYFYSADGELLIVPQQGRLQLRTELGVIELEPQEIAVIPRGIRFQALLPDGEAHGYICENFGALLRLPDLGPIGSNGLANPRDFLTPCAAYEDVEGDFELVAKFCGNLWTAKIGHSPLDVVAWHGNYAPYKYDLRHFNTIGSISHDHPDPSIFLVLQAPSDTPGVDTLDFVIFPPRWLVAEDTFRPPWFHRNVASEFMGLIHGQYDAKSAGFRPGGASLHNCMSGHGPDSGTFDKASSIDTSVPQKVDNTMAFMFETRSVLCPTAHALASPQLQADYFECWMGIGKHFDPAQP
- a CDS encoding DUF1176 domain-containing protein, which gives rise to MKTGLAIMLLTGASAMPGLGLAADKPGIGFSHKDWELACDNTGTCRAAGYQVEGAEPAVSLLLMRDAGAKQAVSAKIQLGSYAESDVALAANVSHLVIKSGGRKLGTIDLVPGAQSSPLNGATLAVILPALLQSSSVIFSSGKQDWTLSTAGASAVLLKMDEAQGRIGTAGALVRKGGNAETGVLQPSIAPVVIAAAVPQHNDKDLLLPGVQRAALLQELRKTASREDCEGLYPSEDGEKANELSVHRLSRTKLVVSTVCETYAYNQSGMFWVVNATPPFDPVSAGGDASGYDEGEISASHKGRGLGDCWSSSIHTWDGKQFVWTKESTTGMCRLVAPGGAWELPTYVTTVRRSGSRNQAR
- a CDS encoding LysR family transcriptional regulator, with the translated sequence MDKLLWMQCLVRAVETGSFSAVARELGIGQPNVSRHIASLEKALDTRLLHRSTRQLVATPEGQRYYTQARQALDLIAQADADARGQHKPHGLLRVSCAPTLATEKIIGALPDFLARYPDVEVELRLGDDYIDLVAEGVDIAIRGGVLKDSALRARRVGTSERICVASAKYVEKHGVPQQPADLLRHQCLIYTLMTGAGGWPFKNGEVQVQGRLRLNSLEGIRKAVMQDIGIAYLPSWTIAEQLRSGELRALLSEHAAGRTPLNAVYAAERLLPRRAAVFIDFISAVFAATPGLDGNTIV
- a CDS encoding SDR family oxidoreductase, producing the protein MKLAEKVAVITGGSTGIGLAIAKRFVSEGAHVYITGRRQAELDAAVQAIGGTAESARVDSKDIAQLQALFDRIREKHGKLDVLVANAGGGSLLPLGQITEEHFDDTFARNVKGTLFTVQTALPLLGKGASVILTGSTAASGGTEAFSVYAASKAAVRAFARNWILDLKGRDIRVNTLSPGPIKTPGLVELVGHDAGQQQVFLDHLASLIPMGRVGDPDEIAKAAVFLASDDASFVNGIELFVDGGLRQI